Below is a genomic region from Bacteroidales bacterium.
TTTAGCTGACGGTTATTTTGTTCTTCCCTATACAATACAAAATTATTTGGCTTATGAAATCGGAACAGAAAGAATGGTTCCTTCAGAACATGATGAGTTTAAAAAAGCTGAAAAAGATGTTGAAACATTAATTGACAAATTAATGGATATCAAAGGAACAAAATCTGTTGATTATTTCCATAAAAAACTCGGAAAAGTGATGTGGAATAATGTAGGAATGGAGAGAAACGAAAAAGACTTAAAAGATGCAATCAATAAAATTAAAGAAATTAAAAAAGAATTTTGGTCTGATTTAAAAATTCCGGGAGAGAAAAATGCTTTAAACGTTGAACTTGAAAAAGCAAACAGAGTTGCCGATTTTCTTGAAATAGGAGAATTAATGGCTCGCGATGCTTTAAATCGTGATGAATCAAGCGGCGGTCATTTCCGTTCCGAACATATCACCGAAGACGGTGAAGCAAAAAGAAACGATAAAGATTTTATGTATGTTGCAGCATGGGAGTACAAGGGGGACGATGTTGATCCTGAATTACATAAAGAACCTTTGCATTATGAAGAAATTGAAGTAAAAACGCGTAATTATAAAACTGCATAAATCAGACAATTAAAAATAAAAATTATGGCTTCAAAAAATATAAATATAAACTTAAAAGTTTGGCGTCAAAAAGATGCTAAATCAAAGGGCGGTTTTGAAAAGTACCGACTTGAAAATATATCTGTTGACAGTTCATTTCTTGAAATGATAGATGTTCTTAATGAGAAACTGGTTAATGAGGATAAAGAACCGGTTGCATTTGATCACGATTGCAGAGAGGGAATTTGCGGAATGTGCAGCCTGTTTATTAACGGAAGAGCTCACGGACCGGACAGTTTAATTACAACATGTCAACTTCATATGAGAACCTTTAAAGATAATGAAACAATAATTATTGAACCGTGGAGATCCGGCGGCTTTCCTGTAATCAAAGATTTGATGGTTGACAGAACTGCATTTGAAAAAATAATGCAAGCCGGCGGTTTTATTTCAGTTAATACCGGCGGTGTTCCTGATGCAAATGCAATACCCATTGCTAAAGCTGCCGCAGAAGAAGCAATGGATGCGGCTTCATGTGTAGGTTGCGGAGCATGTGTTGCAACTTGTAAAAATTCGTCTGCAATGCTATTTGTTTCTGCTAAAGTTTCTCAATTAGCATTATTACCGCAAGGCAAAATAGAAGCATCCAAAAGAGCAAAAAATATGGTTGCCGTTATGGATGAAATGGGTTTCGGAAATTGCTCAAATACAGGTGCTTGCGAAATGGAATGTCCGAAAGGAATATCATTGGCACATATTGCAAGATTAAACAGAGAATTTCTTATTGCAAATATTAAAAGTTGATAGGTTATAATTAAAAAAGTTAAGCAGTCATATTTTTTGACTGCTTTTTTGTATCTTTATATTTCATAAAAACTACAAGAAATGAAGAATGTATTTTTTTTAGCAGTTGTTTTGTGCTTGTTCTCATGTTCTGATACATATCGAGATTTTCAATCAATAAAAGATATGAAATGGTACAGAGCAGATAAAAAAACATTTGAAGTTGACATAAAAGAAACCGGAAATTATGATTTATTTTTCGCGATGAGGTATTCAACCGGCTATCCGTTTAAACAAATTAAAATTAAAGTAACACAAAAATCTCCAAACGGAGAAGAGTTTTATAAAAATGCAGAAATTGCCGTTGCAAATGATAAAGATGAGTATATCGGTGATATTACCGGTCAACTGTGGGATATTGAAAAACTAATTTCAAAGAAAACTTTATTAGAAAAAGGGAAATATGTATTTGAAATCAGTCATACAATGAACAGCAATCCCGTAGTTTTAGTAATTGACATAGGACTTATTGTAAGACAAACTAAATGAAAGCATCAAGAAGTACTGTGATATTTCTTCCTGAGGTGTCTGTCAACCTTTTGAAGAAGTTCTTCTTGGGTGTAAGGTTTTGTAATATAGTCATCCATGCCGCAAAAGTAAAAAGTTTTTAATTCGCATAGCATTGCAGTTGCAGTTTGTGCAATAATAGGAACATTTTTCCGAAAATATCTTATTTCTTTGGTTGCGTCTATGCCGCCTTTTCCGGGTAATTTAATATCCATTAAAATTAAATCAATATCAGAATTGTTTTTTGCATAATTAACAGCTTCAAACCCGTTTTTTGCAAATAATATTTTTGCTCCGGTTAACGAAAGATATTCAGACAATAATTTAGAACTGAAAACATCGTCTTCAACAATTAATATTGTTTTATTTCGAAACCGGTCTTTAAACATGGAAATTAAAGAGATTAATATAGTTAAATGCCCTCTAACAATAAATGCAGGTCTATATCAAGACCTTGTGCAATTACAGCAAGAGAAGATATTTTAAAGTCATACTCTCCTCTTTCTGTTCTGCCGATTTTTCCGGGGTCAACATTTAACTTGAATGCTAAATCAGCTTGGGTCATATTTTTTGATTTTCGAACCTTTCTGATGTTTTCTCCGATAGATTTTAATAATTCTTTTTTGCTGCTATCATTTAAACTCATGAATATATTTAGGTTAGAGCTATTATGAATAAAATGAAATAAGTCGCTTCTTTTCTTTATTACAAATATATGTAATTCGAAGGAATAAAAAAAGGGCATGTATGCCTTATATTATTTAGAAGACAGGGAAATACAGTTAGTTGTGAGAAATTTGATATAAAGTATTTGTTTGAAAAATATATGTATTTTTGAATTTATATTTGTTATTTTATTGTTGCTCAACAAATAAATTTTAAATCTTATATTTTAATTCTTTCAAAAGTTAGTCTTATTTATTGTTAAAAGAAGAAAAATAAATTAAATATAAAAAACACTTTTTTTAAAAAAGAAGGCGAATGTCCGACATATTATTGAAATATTATTAAATTTACTGCTAAAAATAATAAAATATGATTAAGGTCTTAATAATAGATGATCACCCTATAACTGTTGACGGAACTAAAATTATATTAACCGGTCATTTCAAAAGTTCAATAACAATAAAAACTGCGGAAACAAAAAGTTCAACCCTAAGTATGCTTAACGAGAAATTTGATTTAGTTATTTCAGATGTAATGATTCCGAATAATGAATTTGAAAAAGCTTATGAGTTTAACGGAATTGATTTAGCATCATATATTAAAAGGACACATCCTGATACTAAGCTTATTATGTTAACAATGCTGAAAGATGAAAGAATGTTGAAAAAACTTATTGATATAGGCGTAAACTCAATAGTTTTAAAATCAATGGATGAAGATATTTTGATTAAAGCAGTTAAGAGTGTTATGAACGGGAATAATTTTTTTGAAAAGCAGCTCCAAAGCTTATTGGTTTCAAAAAAAGCTGAAAAGAAAAATGTACCGCATAATATTATCTTATCTCCTTATGAAGAACAAGTTTTAAAATATACTGCGCATGGTTTAAAAGAAAAAGAAATTGCGTTAAAAATTGGAAAAAGTACACGAACGGTTGAACGGCACATTAAAACTTTAAAGTTGAAATTTGAAGCGAGTAACAAGGAGAACTTGGTGTTTAAAGCTACAAAAATAGGATTATTATAAAGTAGTACTATGATACAAAAGAATAAAATAATTATTTATTTGTTGTGTATATTGTTACTCACTTGTGCTGTATCTTTCGGACAAAATAATATCTCATTTGAAGATGATTATAAATTAAATGTCAAAAAAAAGATTAAGGTTGACGATTTTCAAGCACTTAATGATTATACCTCTGATTTTAAAAATAGGCTTGATAATTTTAATGAACTAAAAAAATATAATGCCTTGTTTTTAGCTCTTTCACAAGTAAATTTGAATCAAATAAATTATGCCGAAAAATCTCTTGATTCTTTATTGCAAGTAACTAATAATGAAAAATATAATAATTTGATTAAAGGTATTTACGGCATTTCAAAATATAGGCAAGGAGATTTTGAAAGTTGTTTAGAATATTTAGGAAAGCCAATTGATTATCTGAGTGTTATTAAAGACAAAAATGATTTTGATAATTACTTTCTTGCTTTATTTTTGAGGTTTTTAGGCAGAACATATTCTGAAACAGGTATTTCCCTGCAGGCTATTTCAATGTTGCAAAAATCAAATCAAATATTTGAAAACTTGGGCTTTATTGAAAATACATATATTAACTACAAGTTCATCGGCAGAGCATATATACAAAGCGATATAAATAACGACAGTTTAAAAGTTTTTGCACTATACAACTATAACTTTGCTTTACAAGGATTTAAGAAATATAATATGAGAGATGAAATCCCATGGATTTACACAATAATAGCCGACTACTATTTGGCGGAAAAAAATTATAAGCAAGCAAAACTTTATCAAGATTCGGCATATAATATGTTAAAAGAAGATGAAATATTGTTGAGAGGCTTATCTCATAATAATTTCGGCAAGATATATGAAATTAAGAATGATTTTGTTAACGCAAAGAAGTATTATTTAAAAGCAATAAAAGATTACGAATTAATTAACAACAACACAAACAGAGCAGTTACATATTATAATTTATCCGGCCTTTTTTTAAAGAAAAAATTATTTAATCAAGCTTCTGCTTATGCAGACTCATCTATACTGTACTCTGTTAAATCTCAAAACCTTGATAAAACCGGCAAGGTATATTTATTAATTTCGGATATCTATAAAGAAAAACTTGATTATAAAAATGCGTATTATTATTTTTATAAATCACATCAATTATCTCATCAACTTTCAGAACAACAAAGCAAGGATATCGCGTTTTCTTACAGAGCAATTTATAAAACAAAGCAAAAGGAAAAAGAAAACTTAAAACTGAAAAGCGAATCAGAATTAAAAGATTTAAAAATGTACAGTTATAGGGTTTATGCTTTAATTTTTATTGCTTTTTTAACACTTTTGTTCGTGTCAATTTTTTTCAGAATAAAGAGAACGAAACAAATAAATGCTGCTATATTCAGGCTAAAGGGACAAGAAGATGAAAAACAAAGGTTATCGCGAGAATTACATGACGGAATAGGCAGCAACTTAAAAGGTATTGCATTAAAGATTAACCATTTGGCTGAAAATAATAATCTAGAAAACAATGTTTCGGAAGTAGTAAAAAATATTACTGACGTAAATGATGAGTTAAGAAGAATTTCGCATGACTTGGCTTTACCGTTCAAACAATCTCTTGATGAAAATATTCGAAGATTGATTAAAAGAATAACAGCACATAATGAAATTTCTGTTTTTTACAACTCGTTTCCTGCAAGCGGCTGGGAAACTGTAGATTACAAAATTTCATTTGAGTTATACAGAATTGTTCAGGAAGCAATAAATAACATTATTGAACATTCTGATTCTGAAAGTGCCGAAATTCAGTTGACAAGAAGCAAAGATGAAATTTTGTTGACAATTTCTGACAACGGAAAAGGTTTTGACATTGAGAAAAAACAAGTTTCAGGAATCGGTATGATTAATATACACTCAAGAGTTAAAGTGTTGAACGGAAAAATTTCAATTACATCTGAACCTGACGGCGGAACTTTTATTGAAATATCAATTCCGAGATAAAAACGAGAGAACTTATTTTTTCTTTTGTGTTTTCTTCTTCTTTGTTACGTTTTTTTTCGGCAATGCCTTAGCCGGTTTTTGGCTTCCGGCTATAGCCAAATACTCTTTTTTTGTTTTTTCAATTGCAGCAAAAATAGGTTTTGCCTTTTCAATCATTACGGGTTTGTTCAACTCTTTGTATAAGTTCTGAATTTTTTCTTCGTATTCCTTAATTTTGCTTAAGATTCTCTTCGGCTCTACGGGAATAATTTGTTCGTATGCCTCTTCAACTCTTATTTGAAAATCACTTAATACATTCATGTAATTAATAAATGCGTCATAAGGCGAACTGAACGGATTGAAATAATCATGCACAATTCCGTCGGAAAGAATTTTTGTACTCATATAGTAAAAGTGGTCACTTGCCTGCAAATATCTCCATGCTTTTTTCAATTCGGGTTTTTTAATAAGCTTCATTTTCTCTGAAAGTGAGTACAATTTGTCAAATGCTTCTTTTTGCATTTCGTTTCCGAGCCATGCGGTTAAATCTCTTTCTTCGTCAGCCCACGAAATTGCATGAGGAACATTCATTGATGCAACCGGTTCATGTTTTTTTACAATTTCTGACGGTGTTGCAAACTTAAATTTTGTTTGTTTAAATATTTCTTGCGGAAAAGTTTGTAAAAAACCGAAAATTCCTGTGTGAGATTTTTGATGTTCTCCGAAAGTTTCATAATCCATAAATAAATTTACAACCTCTTGCTTGTTGTCTAAATCTGCAATCCAAGAAGCATATTTTTCAGCAGTTAAAGGATATTCGTCCCATGATTTATTTGAAAACCTGAAAGCAATATCGTCACTTAATTTATAATTTTTTAATATTAATTTCAATTCGGGTTTAATAACATTATAATACAAAACATTGGGGCTTTTCCAACCTAAAATGTGTTTTGCTCCTTCTGTAATCATTGCCTCAAACCCCATTTCAGAAATTGTTTCGCCTATTAAATTATCGTAGATTAGTTCTGTATTTCTGAATATTTTCGGCATTTGTCCGAAATGCTTTTTAATTGTCTGAATGTGTTCTGTTACTTGCGATTTAAATTCTTCTTTATCAAACATTGAAATTAAAGAATGTGAATATGTTTCTGCCAAAAACTCAACCTGCTTTGTTCTTGCAAGTTCTTTAAAACTTTCTAAAACTTCGGGTGCATATTCTTGAAACTGCTCTAATGCAAGTCCCGTAATCGAAAAACTGACTTTAAATTTGTTTTTATATTTTCTAATTAAATCTAATAGTATCTTGTTGGTATACAGGTAACTGTCATAAGCAATTCTTTGCATATGCGTTTTGTTTTCAAAATCATCAAAATAATGACGGTCTTCTCCGATATTAAAAAAACGGTATCTTTTTAATCTGTATGGTTGGTGAACCTGAAAGTATAAGCAAATGTGTTGCATATTTTAGTTAATTTAGATTTTTTTGTAAGGTGTTAATAATGAGTCATAAATTCCCTTTACTTCTTTTGCCGGTTTATCCCATTTCATCTTTTCAACCTCGTTTTTAGACTGTTTTATGAACATTTTAGATAAACCGTTATATTTTATAAGTCCGTATATTGCATCTGCTAAAGCATCTTCATCCCAATAGTCAATTTTTACGGCATTTTGTATAACTTCCGCAACACCCGATTGTTTAGAAATTA
It encodes:
- a CDS encoding response regulator transcription factor, with translation MIKVLIIDDHPITVDGTKIILTGHFKSSITIKTAETKSSTLSMLNEKFDLVISDVMIPNNEFEKAYEFNGIDLASYIKRTHPDTKLIMLTMLKDERMLKKLIDIGVNSIVLKSMDEDILIKAVKSVMNGNNFFEKQLQSLLVSKKAEKKNVPHNIILSPYEEQVLKYTAHGLKEKEIALKIGKSTRTVERHIKTLKLKFEASNKENLVFKATKIGLL
- a CDS encoding response regulator, whose amino-acid sequence is MFKDRFRNKTILIVEDDVFSSKLLSEYLSLTGAKILFAKNGFEAVNYAKNNSDIDLILMDIKLPGKGGIDATKEIRYFRKNVPIIAQTATAMLCELKTFYFCGMDDYITKPYTQEELLQKVDRHLRKKYHSTS
- a CDS encoding succinate dehydrogenase/fumarate reductase iron-sulfur subunit; its protein translation is MASKNININLKVWRQKDAKSKGGFEKYRLENISVDSSFLEMIDVLNEKLVNEDKEPVAFDHDCREGICGMCSLFINGRAHGPDSLITTCQLHMRTFKDNETIIIEPWRSGGFPVIKDLMVDRTAFEKIMQAGGFISVNTGGVPDANAIPIAKAAAEEAMDAASCVGCGACVATCKNSSAMLFVSAKVSQLALLPQGKIEASKRAKNMVAVMDEMGFGNCSNTGACEMECPKGISLAHIARLNREFLIANIKS
- a CDS encoding glycoside hydrolase family 57 protein, with the translated sequence MQHICLYFQVHQPYRLKRYRFFNIGEDRHYFDDFENKTHMQRIAYDSYLYTNKILLDLIRKYKNKFKVSFSITGLALEQFQEYAPEVLESFKELARTKQVEFLAETYSHSLISMFDKEEFKSQVTEHIQTIKKHFGQMPKIFRNTELIYDNLIGETISEMGFEAMITEGAKHILGWKSPNVLYYNVIKPELKLILKNYKLSDDIAFRFSNKSWDEYPLTAEKYASWIADLDNKQEVVNLFMDYETFGEHQKSHTGIFGFLQTFPQEIFKQTKFKFATPSEIVKKHEPVASMNVPHAISWADEERDLTAWLGNEMQKEAFDKLYSLSEKMKLIKKPELKKAWRYLQASDHFYYMSTKILSDGIVHDYFNPFSSPYDAFINYMNVLSDFQIRVEEAYEQIIPVEPKRILSKIKEYEEKIQNLYKELNKPVMIEKAKPIFAAIEKTKKEYLAIAGSQKPAKALPKKNVTKKKKTQKKK
- a CDS encoding gliding motility lipoprotein GldH, which codes for MKNVFFLAVVLCLFSCSDTYRDFQSIKDMKWYRADKKTFEVDIKETGNYDLFFAMRYSTGYPFKQIKIKVTQKSPNGEEFYKNAEIAVANDKDEYIGDITGQLWDIEKLISKKTLLEKGKYVFEISHTMNSNPVVLVIDIGLIVRQTK
- a CDS encoding sensor histidine kinase, with protein sequence MIQKNKIIIYLLCILLLTCAVSFGQNNISFEDDYKLNVKKKIKVDDFQALNDYTSDFKNRLDNFNELKKYNALFLALSQVNLNQINYAEKSLDSLLQVTNNEKYNNLIKGIYGISKYRQGDFESCLEYLGKPIDYLSVIKDKNDFDNYFLALFLRFLGRTYSETGISLQAISMLQKSNQIFENLGFIENTYINYKFIGRAYIQSDINNDSLKVFALYNYNFALQGFKKYNMRDEIPWIYTIIADYYLAEKNYKQAKLYQDSAYNMLKEDEILLRGLSHNNFGKIYEIKNDFVNAKKYYLKAIKDYELINNNTNRAVTYYNLSGLFLKKKLFNQASAYADSSILYSVKSQNLDKTGKVYLLISDIYKEKLDYKNAYYYFYKSHQLSHQLSEQQSKDIAFSYRAIYKTKQKEKENLKLKSESELKDLKMYSYRVYALIFIAFLTLLFVSIFFRIKRTKQINAAIFRLKGQEDEKQRLSRELHDGIGSNLKGIALKINHLAENNNLENNVSEVVKNITDVNDELRRISHDLALPFKQSLDENIRRLIKRITAHNEISVFYNSFPASGWETVDYKISFELYRIVQEAINNIIEHSDSESAEIQLTRSKDEILLTISDNGKGFDIEKKQVSGIGMINIHSRVKVLNGKISITSEPDGGTFIEISIPR
- a CDS encoding helix-turn-helix domain-containing protein, yielding MSLNDSSKKELLKSIGENIRKVRKSKNMTQADLAFKLNVDPGKIGRTERGEYDFKISSLAVIAQGLDIDLHLLLEGI